A single window of Cytobacillus dafuensis DNA harbors:
- a CDS encoding tyrosine-type recombinase/integrase — translation MSKYSYFYRPEGIESRFELLVFDCQNQPFLPLTEHYHDCIGRIDKSSALSYIQCLLPFFTWLDQFSNYQGRQVQWDDSPDIIRIAIEDYLMNEMACKVRENDTFRFVNRTNKSPNTVNRFLSALKSFYKSLIRLKQYNHSNPLIDSYAILNDYKGHTEGVRKDKPRMPLEAGTEDATPHRRLTDSYFKLINEEWQPKIIGDIQLPYQVYQAGKKVNWSLREVVIARKLFETGARASEIIELTIGDYRSRKSLQEARTFNKGSHGKRVKFIRFSKDTVKLLMRYINKERIHYDELHRKFNDLPDEAPLFLTELGTPLTYEAWYYHWDKAMKECEIKLNPHKTRHWFVTSRLSEIYRTTKTEAEIKQKKKELIKYIKWKDEKTIEVYEHYFDEESHRKAHDGMLESMAQKEKEYMEQKKPKYRKKSKLTVIETSLDRIEIDDEIQELLDGLE, via the coding sequence ATGTCTAAGTATTCATATTTTTATCGTCCTGAGGGTATTGAAAGTCGTTTTGAACTTTTAGTATTTGATTGTCAAAACCAACCATTCCTTCCGTTAACAGAGCATTACCATGATTGTATTGGGAGAATCGATAAAAGTTCTGCCCTTTCGTATATTCAGTGCCTTCTTCCCTTTTTTACATGGTTAGATCAATTTAGTAACTATCAAGGAAGACAGGTTCAATGGGATGATTCACCTGACATTATACGAATAGCCATCGAAGATTACCTTATGAATGAAATGGCCTGTAAGGTTAGAGAAAATGATACATTCCGTTTTGTGAATCGAACAAATAAAAGTCCTAATACAGTTAATCGCTTCCTTTCTGCATTAAAGTCATTCTATAAGTCTCTTATTCGATTAAAGCAATATAATCATTCAAACCCATTAATAGATTCATATGCGATTTTAAATGATTATAAGGGGCATACCGAAGGTGTTAGGAAGGACAAGCCGCGTATGCCATTAGAAGCTGGAACAGAGGACGCAACACCACACAGAAGATTAACGGATTCTTATTTCAAATTAATTAATGAAGAATGGCAACCTAAAATCATTGGTGATATTCAACTTCCCTATCAAGTTTATCAAGCAGGTAAAAAAGTGAATTGGTCATTAAGAGAAGTAGTGATTGCTCGGAAACTATTTGAAACAGGTGCAAGAGCTTCTGAAATCATTGAATTGACTATCGGTGATTACCGTTCCAGAAAGTCACTTCAAGAAGCCCGAACATTCAATAAAGGCAGTCATGGGAAAAGGGTAAAATTTATTCGTTTTAGTAAAGATACTGTTAAGCTATTAATGCGGTACATCAATAAAGAAAGAATACATTATGATGAGCTTCATCGTAAGTTCAATGATTTGCCTGATGAAGCACCATTGTTTCTTACAGAACTTGGAACACCTTTAACCTATGAAGCTTGGTATTACCATTGGGATAAGGCTATGAAAGAATGTGAGATTAAGTTAAATCCACATAAAACAAGACATTGGTTCGTTACTTCAAGGTTAAGTGAAATCTATCGTACCACTAAAACTGAAGCAGAAATCAAGCAAAAGAAAAAGGAACTCATTAAATATATCAAATGGAAAGATGAAAAAACCATTGAGGTATATGAGCATTACTTTGACGAAGAAAGCCATCGTAAAGCCCACGATGGGATGTTGGAGAGTATGGCACAAAAAGAAAAAGAATACATGGAACAAAAGAAACCTAAGTATAGGAAGAAGTCTAAATTAACAGTCATAGAAACTAGCCTTGATCGTATTGAAATAGATGACGAAATACAAGAATTATTAGATGGATTGGAGTGA
- a CDS encoding helix-turn-helix domain-containing protein, with translation MKEYTVKEVADLLGKHEETIKRWIRSGKLPNSYRNSDKEGWRIIESDLLSLNKAIPVNKPGQDNDDVKLEADESELVKLAYQAVTLTTPSDEVLSILSFVGIKRTLEILLIMQQSTTKAKNPDGFIRKAIRENWTPTSTLIKLARRDRNKRVYDLTPQEFNGRFGTEENQVSRVPFYNWLEE, from the coding sequence TTGAAAGAATACACTGTCAAAGAGGTAGCTGATCTCTTAGGTAAACACGAAGAAACTATTAAACGTTGGATACGTTCAGGCAAGTTACCTAACTCTTACAGAAACAGTGACAAAGAAGGTTGGAGAATTATTGAATCTGATTTATTGAGCCTTAACAAGGCTATTCCAGTTAACAAACCTGGACAAGATAATGACGATGTAAAATTGGAGGCTGATGAATCAGAGTTAGTTAAATTAGCATATCAAGCGGTAACGCTTACTACTCCTTCTGATGAAGTATTATCTATTCTATCTTTTGTTGGAATCAAAAGAACATTAGAAATACTGCTTATTATGCAGCAATCCACTACCAAAGCTAAAAACCCTGACGGGTTCATTCGAAAGGCGATACGGGAAAATTGGACACCAACTTCTACTCTAATTAAATTAGCTAGGAGAGATAGAAATAAAAGAGTTTACGATTTAACACCACAAGAATTTAATGGAAGATTTGGCACAGAGGAAAACCAAGTATCAAGGGTACCCTTTTATAATTGGCTTGAAGAATAA
- a CDS encoding MFS transporter, which produces MKKQTLWTKDFLSISITSFFLFIGFYILLTTLPIYVLEDLSGNETQVGLVLSVFLIAAVLCRPFTGKWIDELGRKKILIFSMAIFSISSILYFWTDSLPLLLGLRFLHGIGFGMATTATGAIVADIIPNERKGEGLGYYAMFMNLAMVIGPFAGLTIIQYASFNWIFGLCTILSIFALLISLLVQVPKSMPSPKNTANAKFSLSSFFEKSAIPVSIVAGILAFGYSGILSFISVYAKQLGLLTAASFFFVVYAVFILISRPFTGRWFDVYGENKIIYPTIILFAIGMLLLSQANNTFLFLLAGAIIGLGYGTLTPSLQTVAIKNSDPSRRGLATSTFFTFLDLGIGLGSYTLGIIVVYTGFSSLYLILVGVILFAFMIYYYLHGKKTNEDQPVTSKADLPI; this is translated from the coding sequence ATGAAGAAACAAACATTATGGACAAAAGACTTTTTAAGTATTTCAATTACAAGCTTTTTTCTTTTTATAGGATTTTATATTTTGCTTACAACATTACCTATTTATGTATTAGAGGATTTGAGTGGCAATGAAACACAGGTCGGGTTAGTCCTTTCTGTTTTTCTCATTGCAGCTGTGCTATGTAGGCCTTTTACAGGCAAATGGATTGATGAGTTAGGACGCAAAAAAATATTGATTTTTTCAATGGCTATTTTCTCAATATCCTCGATTCTTTATTTCTGGACAGATTCTCTCCCTTTATTACTCGGTTTACGATTTTTACATGGAATCGGTTTCGGAATGGCTACGACTGCTACAGGGGCCATTGTTGCTGATATTATTCCAAATGAACGTAAAGGCGAAGGTCTTGGTTATTACGCTATGTTTATGAACTTGGCGATGGTTATTGGACCTTTTGCAGGCTTAACCATTATTCAGTATGCAAGCTTTAATTGGATATTTGGCTTATGTACAATCCTTTCCATTTTTGCTCTGCTAATATCCTTACTAGTCCAAGTTCCAAAAAGCATGCCAAGTCCTAAAAATACTGCAAATGCTAAATTTTCTCTTTCTAGCTTCTTCGAAAAAAGTGCTATTCCTGTTTCCATCGTTGCCGGTATTCTAGCCTTTGGTTATTCTGGGATCCTTTCATTCATTTCTGTTTATGCTAAACAGCTTGGCTTACTGACAGCAGCAAGCTTCTTTTTTGTTGTTTATGCTGTGTTCATATTAATTTCCCGACCATTTACTGGACGATGGTTTGATGTATACGGAGAAAATAAAATTATTTACCCAACAATTATTTTATTTGCAATCGGGATGCTGTTGCTAAGTCAGGCTAATAATACGTTTCTGTTTTTACTCGCAGGTGCCATTATTGGGCTAGGCTATGGTACTCTTACTCCAAGTCTGCAAACAGTTGCGATAAAAAATTCTGATCCTTCAAGGAGAGGATTAGCAACATCAACCTTCTTCACATTTTTAGATTTAGGTATAGGACTTGGCTCCTATACTCTTGGAATAATCGTTGTCTATACTGGTTTTTCATCCCTATATTTGATTCTTGTTGGCGTTATTTTGTTTGCTTTCATGATTTATTACTACCTGCACGGCAAAAAAACCAATGAAGATCAACCTGTTACATCGAAAGCAGATTTACCAATATAA
- a CDS encoding MarR family winged helix-turn-helix transcriptional regulator — protein MKNNQSELFHQINQFTRHFSKLLNENLVPLGLYSAQWAIIYRLKTEGSSTQKELSSYLGVEAPTMTRTLGRLEKSGWIARIPGTDKREKKIKLTDAALTEYPNWLKAVRSSEEQVLHRITNTEIVQMLDLMKRMKDNFY, from the coding sequence ATGAAAAACAATCAAAGCGAGCTATTTCATCAGATTAACCAATTTACACGCCATTTTTCGAAGCTGTTAAACGAAAATCTTGTGCCGCTAGGTCTATATTCCGCACAATGGGCCATAATCTATCGGCTAAAAACAGAAGGTTCGAGTACACAAAAAGAGCTGTCTTCTTATCTTGGAGTGGAGGCTCCTACTATGACACGGACATTAGGAAGGTTAGAAAAGTCAGGATGGATTGCAAGGATACCTGGCACAGATAAACGTGAAAAGAAAATTAAACTAACTGATGCAGCACTTACAGAGTATCCTAATTGGTTAAAAGCTGTTCGTTCATCAGAAGAGCAAGTTCTACACCGAATTACCAATACAGAAATCGTACAGATGTTGGATTTAATGAAAAGAATGAAAGATAATTTTTATTGA
- the nosD gene encoding nitrous oxide reductase family maturation protein NosD → MGKVINNGLLLFYGCIFFLFIPWYTDAAAAEVTVESDMNLQEMIDHAEPGDTLNIQKGLYRGSITISKPITLVAQNGAIIDGRGNGNVITIASDGVAIKGFTIQNSGKDKDNSGILLKEVKDVVIDSNHISNVLFGIYSEKSSNNIIKNNDIESFDTHFSKRGNGIHLYYGHGNFIVNNRIKNVQDGIYFDSTTKSNIQNNTVQDSRYGFHFMFSEDISAEDNVIQKNVTGFMIMDSKNLQFNRNQITDHFHFRGFGILIYDSSNIVIEENEIRQNSSGLYFENAEQTHIRQNLIAANQVGIEFKGDNIDNVLTENNFIGNVVQSKIADKDMLLNGQQKGNYWDDYSSYDLTGDGIGEIPYKAGSIYDQILKSHPYWQFYFESPAIKIWSKAESMFPSIGTANVYDEKPLILPVHFEKEKKNQKEKSKLSLLIFGLILTSSSVFILLKGRRME, encoded by the coding sequence ATGGGGAAAGTGATAAATAATGGGCTGCTGTTGTTCTATGGGTGCATATTTTTCTTGTTCATCCCTTGGTATACGGATGCTGCAGCAGCAGAAGTGACAGTGGAATCTGATATGAATCTTCAGGAAATGATTGATCATGCAGAACCTGGTGATACATTAAATATTCAAAAGGGGTTATATCGTGGATCTATCACAATTTCTAAACCAATAACTCTCGTCGCACAAAATGGAGCAATCATTGATGGAAGAGGAAATGGAAATGTCATAACGATTGCTTCTGATGGAGTTGCCATAAAGGGATTTACGATCCAGAATAGCGGAAAGGATAAGGATAACAGCGGGATATTATTGAAGGAAGTAAAGGACGTTGTAATAGATTCTAACCATATTTCTAATGTATTGTTTGGGATTTATTCTGAAAAAAGTTCGAACAATATTATCAAAAATAATGACATCGAAAGTTTTGATACCCATTTTTCTAAGCGAGGCAATGGCATCCATCTTTATTATGGGCATGGGAATTTCATTGTGAATAATCGGATAAAAAATGTCCAAGATGGGATTTATTTTGATTCTACTACAAAAAGTAACATTCAGAATAATACCGTTCAAGATTCAAGATACGGCTTTCATTTCATGTTCAGTGAAGACATTTCAGCAGAAGATAACGTCATTCAAAAAAATGTGACCGGTTTTATGATCATGGATTCTAAAAATCTTCAGTTTAATCGAAATCAAATTACCGATCATTTTCATTTTAGAGGCTTTGGCATTCTCATTTATGATTCTTCCAATATTGTTATCGAAGAAAATGAAATAAGGCAGAATAGCTCAGGGCTTTATTTTGAAAATGCGGAGCAGACACATATTAGGCAAAATTTAATAGCTGCGAATCAAGTAGGGATAGAGTTTAAGGGAGATAACATAGATAACGTGTTGACGGAAAATAACTTTATCGGGAATGTAGTCCAGTCGAAGATTGCCGATAAGGATATGCTTCTTAATGGACAACAAAAAGGAAACTACTGGGATGATTATAGCAGCTATGATTTAACAGGTGATGGTATTGGGGAAATACCATATAAAGCAGGCTCAATTTATGATCAGATTCTAAAGAGTCATCCGTATTGGCAGTTTTATTTTGAAAGCCCTGCTATCAAAATATGGAGTAAAGCAGAATCAATGTTTCCCTCCATCGGGACAGCAAATGTATATGATGAAAAACCGCTAATCTTACCGGTGCATTTTGAAAAAGAAAAGAAAAATCAAAAAGAGAAAAGCAAGTTATCATTATTAATTTTCGGCCTAATATTAACGAGTTCGTCAGTATTTATTCTATTGAAGGGAAGACGTATGGAATGA
- a CDS encoding nitrous oxide reductase accessory protein NosL, with the protein MRKILVYFIGIIILSGCAGTQSFEPVEINPEIDVCEICNMSIAHENYATEIISSEGDVFKFDDIGCMVEFLEKDKSLAKDKVAKQFVRDSETGEWLELKDAFHAFHPEFWTPMANGIVTFKDQERAESYMKEQGKGELYNYERFLKHQWSWKQ; encoded by the coding sequence ATGAGAAAAATACTAGTCTATTTTATCGGAATTATAATACTTTCTGGCTGTGCAGGAACACAGTCTTTTGAGCCGGTAGAGATTAATCCAGAAATTGATGTTTGCGAAATATGCAATATGAGCATTGCCCATGAAAATTATGCAACTGAAATTATTTCATCTGAAGGAGATGTATTTAAGTTTGATGATATTGGATGCATGGTTGAGTTTTTAGAAAAGGATAAGTCCCTTGCTAAGGATAAAGTAGCAAAACAATTCGTTAGAGATTCGGAAACAGGAGAATGGCTTGAGCTTAAAGACGCTTTTCATGCCTTTCACCCTGAGTTTTGGACCCCGATGGCAAATGGCATCGTCACTTTTAAAGATCAAGAAAGGGCAGAAAGTTATATGAAGGAGCAGGGAAAAGGTGAGTTATATAATTACGAACGATTTCTCAAGCACCAATGGAGTTGGAAACAATGA
- a CDS encoding ABC transporter permease: MSIYKIAKQQLTLIMRSKWLGSFGMLFALLAVFVTYFGNSGQSGYTGFSRMTASLLNLNLLLIPLIALLIGSLFIAGEKEDRGLILLLTYPVSVKSVLVGKYIGLFLSLWSVITFGYGAAAIVMFIGNADTSISVMFLFYFLSLLLAVFYLALSMMIGLWSRTRFQALGMSLIVWAISVLFYEFIVMGLSIFVAKEWILTIMSISIFLNPVELIRVWAILSLDGASVFGPNLYDLTVWANNWIGQCLFVIASLLWVTLPFYFSHLFVKRRIGNE, from the coding sequence ATGAGTATATACAAAATTGCTAAACAGCAGCTGACTCTTATTATGAGAAGTAAGTGGCTTGGCAGTTTTGGTATGCTGTTTGCTCTCTTAGCTGTATTTGTCACATATTTTGGAAATTCAGGCCAATCAGGCTATACTGGATTCAGCCGCATGACTGCCAGCCTCCTTAATTTAAACCTATTATTAATTCCATTAATAGCACTTCTAATAGGGAGCTTATTTATTGCCGGCGAAAAAGAAGATAGGGGGTTAATACTGCTTTTAACCTATCCTGTTTCAGTCAAATCTGTTCTAGTCGGAAAATATATAGGTCTTTTCTTGTCGCTATGGTCTGTTATTACTTTTGGATATGGGGCAGCGGCCATTGTCATGTTTATTGGAAATGCAGATACCTCTATTTCTGTAATGTTTTTATTCTATTTTCTATCTTTATTATTAGCGGTATTTTATTTAGCATTGTCGATGATGATTGGTTTATGGTCGAGAACGCGTTTTCAGGCATTAGGTATGAGTTTAATTGTTTGGGCCATCTCAGTTTTATTTTATGAGTTCATTGTCATGGGACTGAGTATATTTGTTGCCAAAGAGTGGATTCTTACAATAATGTCGATTTCAATCTTCTTAAACCCGGTGGAACTAATTAGAGTATGGGCGATCCTTTCTTTAGATGGAGCGTCTGTTTTTGGACCAAATTTGTACGATTTAACAGTATGGGCAAATAACTGGATAGGGCAATGTCTATTTGTTATTGCATCACTCTTATGGGTAACGCTACCATTTTATTTTAGCCACCTGTTTGTTAAAAGGAGAATAGGAAATGAGTAA
- a CDS encoding ABC transporter ATP-binding protein, with product MSKEYLIELEGITKRYTEHKQIGEISFPIKKGEITALCGGNGAGKSTLIKLLTGIIKPTSGTLKADGKPVDPMSERYKAFFSYMPDDMIFPNQLTGLEMVHFFAGLQGIAKSRVDEVLKRVGLFEDRRKLIKHYSKGMQQRLSLAQALLSASPLLILDEPTNGLDPFWVFRFKEILKEEKEAGKTILFSTHILSIVEEIADTAVFLEEGKLIYHENIDVLTNTAGKYNSLEKVFFEKQIVGVK from the coding sequence ATGAGTAAAGAATATTTAATAGAATTAGAAGGTATAACGAAACGTTATACTGAACATAAGCAAATTGGAGAAATCTCTTTTCCTATTAAAAAAGGAGAAATAACAGCTCTTTGTGGTGGAAATGGAGCTGGAAAAAGTACGCTTATTAAATTGTTGACGGGGATAATAAAGCCAACGAGCGGGACATTGAAGGCAGATGGGAAACCAGTTGATCCAATGAGTGAGCGATATAAGGCTTTTTTTTCTTATATGCCTGATGATATGATTTTTCCTAATCAGCTAACAGGATTGGAAATGGTCCATTTTTTTGCTGGATTGCAAGGGATTGCAAAGTCTAGAGTCGATGAAGTGCTAAAAAGGGTTGGTTTATTTGAAGATCGTCGGAAATTAATTAAGCATTATTCAAAAGGAATGCAGCAGCGGCTCTCGCTTGCTCAGGCTCTCCTTTCAGCATCGCCCCTCCTTATCCTTGATGAACCAACGAACGGGCTTGATCCTTTCTGGGTATTTCGTTTTAAAGAAATATTAAAAGAAGAAAAAGAGGCAGGGAAAACGATTCTTTTTTCCACTCATATTCTGTCAATCGTAGAGGAGATTGCTGATACAGCCGTCTTCCTTGAAGAAGGTAAGCTAATATATCATGAGAATATAGATGTTTTAACTAATACTGCTGGAAAGTATAATTCTCTAGAAAAAGTATTTTTTGAAAAACAAATAGTCGGTGTAAAATAG
- a CDS encoding nitrous oxide reductase accessory protein NosL: protein MRKLGLLLLSGLTVIALAACGDKSSESGTAKDKPKVETENMKEGTTAQTASSIEPTEEHKCAFCDMKIYLKDETMGVFTAQALNSKGENLFFDDSGCLLNYERKTGEKLNEKWVRDYLSTDWIDAEKAIPVHSDIQTPMKYGYAFFGTQDSADKFTSENTNTKATLSSWEEIDKVSNERYIKKMEKMKNKEAGDHNEHDDESENSH from the coding sequence ATGAGGAAACTAGGTTTATTATTGCTAAGTGGATTGACAGTAATCGCTTTAGCTGCCTGTGGAGACAAATCGTCTGAAAGTGGGACAGCCAAAGACAAGCCAAAAGTAGAAACTGAAAATATGAAAGAGGGGACGACGGCTCAAACAGCTAGTTCAATTGAACCGACAGAAGAACATAAATGTGCTTTTTGTGATATGAAAATTTATTTAAAGGACGAAACAATGGGTGTCTTTACTGCCCAAGCGCTTAACTCTAAAGGGGAGAATCTTTTTTTTGATGATTCTGGCTGCCTGTTAAACTATGAAAGAAAAACTGGTGAAAAACTAAATGAAAAGTGGGTTCGGGACTATCTATCAACCGATTGGATTGACGCAGAGAAAGCAATTCCAGTCCACTCTGACATACAAACACCGATGAAATATGGATATGCTTTTTTTGGAACACAAGATAGCGCAGATAAATTCACAAGTGAGAATACAAATACGAAAGCTACTCTTTCAAGTTGGGAAGAAATAGATAAGGTTTCAAATGAAAGATATATAAAAAAGATGGAAAAGATGAAAAATAAAGAAGCAGGCGATCATAATGAGCATGACGATGAATCTGAAAATAGTCATTAA
- a CDS encoding carbohydrate kinase, which produces MNEKELLILKLIKDDPFISQIELAEKTGLSRSAVAGYISSLTKEGKLLGRAYVLPEKKDIVCIGGSNVDRKIQALSNLQFGTSNPAESSQSCGGVARNIAENLGRLGCDVALVTIVGDDHEGKWLLEDTKSYVDISPSLVTSHSTTGTYTAILDNEGEMAVALADMSIYDSVDIDFIEKRWGYLASSEMVVIDTNFPDIVLKQIIVRCKEEKIPLCITPVSSPKAKKLPEDLQGVTWLIANKDEAEALSGMKINDEGDFFKSAQKLLEKGVEKVVITRGDKGLIFFTKMGEAGVLLPPKVNVEDVTGAGDSLVAGIMYAHLKGLETENACKIGIACSILTLQSHETVNPNLNHLRLQETFKQYF; this is translated from the coding sequence ATGAATGAAAAAGAACTGTTAATATTAAAGCTTATTAAAGATGACCCATTTATTTCGCAAATTGAACTAGCGGAAAAGACAGGGCTGTCCAGATCAGCTGTTGCAGGTTATATTTCTTCGCTAACAAAAGAAGGGAAGCTGCTTGGAAGAGCCTATGTTCTTCCGGAAAAAAAGGATATTGTCTGTATTGGCGGGTCCAATGTAGACAGAAAAATTCAAGCTTTAAGTAATCTTCAATTTGGAACGTCTAATCCTGCCGAAAGCTCTCAATCATGCGGAGGGGTCGCACGAAATATTGCAGAAAATCTAGGAAGACTTGGCTGTGATGTCGCTCTTGTGACGATTGTTGGGGACGATCATGAAGGGAAATGGCTTCTAGAAGATACAAAATCCTATGTTGATATTAGCCCATCTCTCGTAACTTCCCATTCGACTACAGGAACCTATACAGCGATTCTTGATAATGAAGGGGAAATGGCTGTCGCTCTTGCAGATATGTCTATTTATGACTCTGTTGATATTGATTTTATTGAAAAAAGGTGGGGCTATCTAGCATCATCGGAAATGGTCGTCATCGATACGAATTTTCCAGACATAGTGTTAAAACAAATCATTGTTCGTTGTAAAGAGGAAAAAATTCCCCTTTGCATTACACCTGTTTCTTCGCCAAAAGCAAAAAAGCTACCTGAAGATCTACAAGGGGTCACATGGTTGATTGCAAATAAAGATGAAGCTGAGGCATTGTCAGGAATGAAGATCAATGATGAGGGGGATTTTTTCAAATCGGCACAGAAACTCCTGGAAAAAGGGGTAGAAAAAGTCGTTATCACTCGAGGAGATAAGGGGTTAATCTTTTTTACAAAAATGGGCGAAGCAGGCGTACTTCTTCCTCCAAAGGTCAATGTTGAGGATGTGACAGGTGCAGGTGATTCCCTTGTCGCAGGAATTATGTATGCTCATTTGAAAGGCTTAGAGACTGAAAATGCTTGTAAAATTGGAATTGCCTGCTCCATATTGACTCTTCAATCACATGAAACAGTTAATCCAAATTTAAATCATCTTCGATTACAAGAAACGTTTAAACAATACTTTTAA
- a CDS encoding pseudouridine-5'-phosphate glycosidase, with translation MLENWIEYSTEVLEAKKANKAIVALESTIISHGMPYPQNVETAKEVEEIIRKNGAIPATIAIINGKIKIGLSDDELEFLAQSKDVEKASRRDLPFLLAQKKNGATTVAATMICAQLAGIEVFVTGGIGGVHREAETTMDISADLQELAQTNVAVVCAGAKSILDIGLTLEYLETHGVPVVGFETDLLPAFYTRTSPFSVNYRVDTAKEVADMIRTKWEIGLNGGVVIANPIPEADALEEAFITNVIATALEEAKENNISGKKVTPFLLGKVKELTEGKSLIANIALVKHNAEVGSKIAVNLQK, from the coding sequence ATGTTAGAAAACTGGATAGAATATTCAACTGAGGTACTAGAAGCTAAGAAAGCAAATAAAGCAATTGTAGCATTGGAGTCAACGATTATTTCACATGGGATGCCATACCCGCAAAATGTAGAAACAGCAAAAGAAGTTGAAGAAATTATTCGTAAAAATGGTGCTATCCCAGCAACAATTGCTATTATAAATGGAAAAATAAAAATTGGTCTTTCAGATGATGAGCTTGAATTTTTAGCTCAAAGCAAGGATGTTGAAAAAGCTAGCCGACGTGACCTTCCATTTTTATTAGCACAAAAGAAAAATGGTGCAACAACGGTTGCTGCTACAATGATTTGTGCTCAGCTAGCAGGCATTGAAGTGTTTGTGACAGGGGGAATCGGCGGGGTTCACCGTGAAGCGGAAACAACGATGGATATCTCAGCGGATCTTCAAGAATTGGCACAAACAAATGTTGCAGTTGTATGTGCAGGTGCCAAGTCAATTCTTGATATTGGACTTACATTGGAATACCTAGAAACACATGGAGTACCAGTTGTCGGTTTTGAAACTGATCTTTTACCAGCATTCTACACACGTACAAGCCCATTCAGTGTTAACTATCGTGTTGATACTGCAAAAGAAGTAGCGGATATGATTCGTACGAAATGGGAGATTGGACTAAATGGCGGTGTGGTTATCGCAAATCCAATCCCAGAAGCAGATGCACTAGAAGAGGCTTTTATTACAAATGTAATTGCTACAGCATTGGAAGAAGCAAAAGAAAATAATATTTCAGGTAAAAAAGTTACGCCGTTCCTTTTAGGAAAAGTGAAGGAATTAACCGAGGGTAAAAGCTTAATAGCAAATATTGCACTTGTTAAGCATAATGCTGAAGTTGGTTCAAAAATTGCTGTGAATCTACAGAAATAA
- a CDS encoding class D sortase — MRIGKGIFLIAAFLLLISGSSLVYISIYDIYKLEKNKDISLIAAKEKIQIIKKDPTQPMLNNEQLGDYSFKKGEAIGILEIPRLNAELPIIEGTGEYELEKGVGHYSGTVLPGQPDQILLSGHRETVFRQLGELEMGDIFQVIMPYGTFSYEITHAQIVEADDSTVIKSTAPTETLTVSTCYPFSYIGDAPYRYVLTADRIDNPVTN; from the coding sequence TTGAGAATTGGAAAAGGTATTTTCTTAATAGCTGCCTTTCTCTTATTAATATCTGGCTCTAGTCTTGTTTATATATCCATTTATGATATTTATAAGCTAGAGAAAAATAAAGATATTTCATTAATTGCAGCAAAGGAGAAAATCCAAATAATTAAAAAAGATCCAACTCAGCCTATGCTAAATAATGAACAACTGGGTGATTATTCATTTAAAAAAGGGGAAGCAATTGGAATATTAGAAATCCCACGCCTTAATGCTGAGCTTCCCATTATTGAGGGAACAGGTGAATACGAACTAGAAAAAGGAGTCGGTCATTATTCAGGCACTGTTCTTCCTGGCCAGCCAGACCAAATATTGCTTTCTGGTCATCGTGAAACTGTCTTTCGCCAGCTTGGAGAATTAGAAATGGGTGATATTTTTCAAGTCATCATGCCATATGGAACATTTAGCTATGAGATCACACACGCACAAATTGTTGAGGCTGATGACTCAACTGTTATTAAGTCCACTGCACCAACCGAAACACTGACCGTCTCAACCTGCTACCCCTTTTCATACATCGGTGATGCACCATATCGATATGTATTAACTGCTGATCGAATAGATAATCCGGTTACAAATTAA
- a CDS encoding helix-turn-helix domain-containing protein, with protein sequence MVGMRIKRLRIEKGYSINELSEKSGISKSYLSYIERGIQQNPSLQVLSRLANTLETNVEDLLDNKKKEDTIELQNIDDAWIQLVHEAIQNGITKEDFAYYLDFIKFKKLNGGNNH encoded by the coding sequence ATGGTGGGGATGCGTATAAAACGATTACGAATAGAAAAAGGATATTCTATTAATGAGCTTTCTGAAAAATCAGGAATATCTAAGTCTTATTTAAGCTACATTGAAAGGGGAATTCAACAGAATCCTTCCTTGCAAGTCTTATCAAGATTAGCGAATACTCTTGAAACAAATGTGGAGGATTTACTAGATAATAAGAAAAAAGAGGATACTATTGAGCTACAAAATATTGACGATGCCTGGATTCAGCTAGTCCATGAGGCCATTCAAAATGGAATTACAAAGGAGGATTTTGCCTATTATTTAGACTTTATTAAATTTAAGAAACTGAATGGGGGCAATAATCATTGA